GAAGTTGAGCCCGGTGATCACGACGGTGGCCAGGAACGACACCGCGGGCCAGAACTGCCGGGGCAGCACCTCCGGGCTGCGCCAGCAGACCAGACCGACGAGGAGCAGGGCGATCCCGGTGACGCCGACGGTGATCAGCTCGGGCAGCGGGTCGCCGAGCTTCATCAGCACGCCGGTGATGAGGTTGTACGGCCCGGCCACCAGCATGAGGTAGGCGACGGCACGGTTGGCCCCGTGCTGGTCGCGCAGCTGATACGGCAAGGCGGTCTCCTCGGTTTACGCCTGAATTTTCGGCGCTGCCGGGCGAGACCTGAGTCGTTCAGACTGTTGCGGCAGCCACCTCGGGCTGCTCGGCCGGCGGGCGGCGGGCCAGCGTCACGCCCACGCTGGCGAGCGTGACCAGCAGCAACGCGACGATCTCGACCGGGCCGAGCCGCTGGCCGAGGACGAGCAGGCCGGCCAGGGCGGCGGCGGCCGGCTCCAGGCTCATCAGGATGCCGAAGACCCGGGTCGGGATGCGGCGCAGCGCGGTCAGCTCCAGGACGTACGGGATGACCGAGGAGAGCAGGGCGACGGCGGCGCCGCCGAGCAGCAGGTGCGGAAGGTCCACGACGGCGGACGCGCCGGGCAGGCCGAACGGGGCGGCCAGCAGCGCGGCGACCGCGAGCGCGACGGTCAGGCCGCCGGTGCCCGGGACGAGCGCGCCGACCCGGGCGCTGAACACGATGTAGCCGGCCCAGCACAGGCCGGCGAGCAGGGCCAGGGCGAGTCCGCCGAGCGGTGCGGCGCCGCCGGAGTGCAGGCCGAGCAGCACCACGCCGGCGGCGGCGAGCAGCGCCCAGAGCAGGTCGAGCAGGCGGCGGGTCTGCACCAGGGCGAGCAGCAGCGGGCCGAGGAACTCGACGGTGACCGCGATGCCCAGCGGGACGGTCCGGATGGCCAGGTAGAAGACCAGGTTCATGGCGCCCGTGCAGAGGCCGAGCAGGGCGGCGGCACGCCAGGCCGCGGCCGTCCAGGTGGTCAGGCGGGGCCGGGTGATCACGGCGAGGACCAGGGCGGCGACGGTCAGGCGCAGGAAGGTGACACCGGTCGCGCCGAGGTCGTCGAAGAGCCCCCGGGCGGTCGCGCTGCCGAACTGGACCGAGGCGATCGCGGCCAGCACGAGCAGTGGCGCTGGTACCCGAGTCATGATGTGTCACTCCGTTCGCAGGGCCACCACCGGATCCAGCCGGCCGGCCCGCTGTGCCGGTACTACGCCGAAGATGATGCCGACCGCGGCCGACACCCCGAACGCCAGGGTCATCGACCACCAGGTGAGCGCGGCCGGCACCGGGCTGAGCCCGTCGACCAGCAGGGCCGCGCTCGCGCCGAGCAGCATGCCGAGCACTCCCCCGGTGGTGGTCAGCAGCACCGCCTCGAGCAGGAACTGGATGCCGATGTCGCGCGGCCGGGCGCCGACCGCCTTGCGCAGGCCGATCTCCTTGGTGCGTTCGCGGACCGAGACCAGCATGATGTTGGAGACGCCGACGCCGCCGACCAGCAGGCTGATCCCGGCGATGGCGGCCAGCACCCCGGTCAGCACGCCGAGGATGTCGCCGAGCACGCCGAGGATCTGTTCCTGGGTGACCGCGCTGAAGTCGGTGTCCGGGTGCCGCTCGGACAGCGTGGCGACGACGTCCTTGCCGAGCTGGTCGATGGTGTCCCGGTCCGGGGCGCGGATGGCGAGGCCGTCGATCCGGTCGGTGCCGAGCAGCCGTTGCGCCGCGGTGACCGGCACGTGCACCTCGTTGTCCCGGTCGACGCCGAGGCTCTGACCGAGCTGTTCGAAGACCCCGATGACCCGGAACCGTACGCCCCCGATGGTCATCTGCCGGCCGATCGGGTCCCGGTCGGCGAACAGGGTGCGGGCCACGCCGGCGCCGAGCACCGCGACCCGCCGCCCGGTGCTGACGTCGGTCCTGGTCAGGTAGGCGCCGCGGGACAGGTGACGGACGAAGACGGTGGGCGTGGTCTCCAGGACGCCCTGCATGCTGGCGAACCCGGAGTGGGAGCCGGCCCGGACGGTCTCGCCGGAGGCGATGGTGACGGCGACCCGTGAGCGGTCGCCGACGACCCGGCTGACCGCGTCGGCGTCGTCCAGGGTGAGCGGGGAACTGGTCGGGGCGGCGCCGGCTTCGAGCCGGCCGGGCACGACGATCAGCAGGTTCGAGCCGAGACCCTCGACCTGGCGCTCGATCTGCTGTTTGGTGCCCGTGCCGATGGCCACCAGGGCGACCACGGCGGCCACGCCGATCACCACGCCGAGCATGGTCAGCAGGCTGCGGAGGCGGTTCGCCCGCAGCGCGTCGAGGGCGACGCGCCACGCCTCGGCCACTCTCATGAGGCGATCAGCCCGTCTTTCATCCGGATCTGCCGGTGCGCCCGCGCGGCCACGTCCCGATCGTGGGTGACCAGGACGACCGCCACCCCCTCGGCGTTGAGCGACTCCAGCAGGGCGAGGATCGACTGCCCGGTGGCCGAGTCGAGGTTGCCGGTCGGCTCGTCGGCCAGCAGCAGCGACGGCCCGGTGACCAGCGCCCGGGCGATCGCCACCCGCTGCTGTTCACCGCCGGAGAGCTGGTTGGGCCGGTGCCCGATCCGGTGCGCGAGCCCGACCCGCTCCAGCATCGCGGCGGCCCGCTCGCGGCGTTCCCGGCGGCCGGCCCCGCGATAGACCAGCGGCAGCCCGACGTTGTCCTGCGCGGTGGTCCGGGCCAGCAGGTGGAACGACTGGAAGACGAAGCCGATCGTGGTGTTCCGCAGCTCGGCCAGCTCGTTCGGGGAGAGCGCGCCGACGTCCCGGCCGCCGATCAGCAGGGTGCCGCTGGTCGGCCGGTCCAGGCCGCCGAGCAGGTGCATCAGGGTGGACTTGCCGGACCCGGAGGTGCCGACGATGGCCACGTAGTCGCCGGGCTCGACGGTGAGCGAGACGCCGCGCAACGCCGGCACCGAGACCCCGTCCAGCTCGTAGGTGCGGGTCACGTCGGTGGCGACGATGGCCGGCGTGGTCGTCGCGAGCTCGCTCATCGGGCGCGTTCGCCGGATGCCACCTGGTCGGCGCCGGCGACCACGATCTGCTGGCCGGCGGCCACCCCGGAGACCACCTGCACGGTGTCCTCGCCCTGCACGCCGAGCCGGACCGGCACCGACGTGTACCGCCCGTCCTGCACGGCCCAGACGGTGTCCTTGCCGTCGGCGCTGACCACCGCCGAGGCCGGGACGGTGACCGCGTCGTCGACCTGGCGCACCTTGAGCCGGATCACCGCGCTCATCCCGGGCCGCGGGGTGGGCGCCGCCCCGCCGCTGTCGGCGTAGGTCCCCTTGCCCAGGTCGAG
Above is a genomic segment from Actinoplanes ianthinogenes containing:
- a CDS encoding ABC transporter permease codes for the protein MRVAEAWRVALDALRANRLRSLLTMLGVVIGVAAVVALVAIGTGTKQQIERQVEGLGSNLLIVVPGRLEAGAAPTSSPLTLDDADAVSRVVGDRSRVAVTIASGETVRAGSHSGFASMQGVLETTPTVFVRHLSRGAYLTRTDVSTGRRVAVLGAGVARTLFADRDPIGRQMTIGGVRFRVIGVFEQLGQSLGVDRDNEVHVPVTAAQRLLGTDRIDGLAIRAPDRDTIDQLGKDVVATLSERHPDTDFSAVTQEQILGVLGDILGVLTGVLAAIAGISLLVGGVGVSNIMLVSVRERTKEIGLRKAVGARPRDIGIQFLLEAVLLTTTGGVLGMLLGASAALLVDGLSPVPAALTWWSMTLAFGVSAAVGIIFGVVPAQRAGRLDPVVALRTE
- a CDS encoding EamA family transporter; this translates as MTRVPAPLLVLAAIASVQFGSATARGLFDDLGATGVTFLRLTVAALVLAVITRPRLTTWTAAAWRAAALLGLCTGAMNLVFYLAIRTVPLGIAVTVEFLGPLLLALVQTRRLLDLLWALLAAAGVVLLGLHSGGAAPLGGLALALLAGLCWAGYIVFSARVGALVPGTGGLTVALAVAALLAAPFGLPGASAVVDLPHLLLGGAAVALLSSVIPYVLELTALRRIPTRVFGILMSLEPAAAALAGLLVLGQRLGPVEIVALLLVTLASVGVTLARRPPAEQPEVAAATV